Below is a window of Chryseobacterium arthrosphaerae DNA.
TCGGCGGGATCCTTGGAGACTACAGAATCATTAAAGCAACCCAGGATTCTGTGTTTGCAGAAAAAGGAACTACAGCCAGCCAGACCCATAAGGAATGGCGTTCAGCCATAAGTCATGACACCTGGAAATCGCTTATCTTCTCCATCAATACAGAAGACCTTGATGATATTAAAAGTTCTCCGAGCCAGCAGTCGGTAGACGGAATTGATGAAACCTTTCAGATCCGTACTCCGAAAAAATCCCATATCTATGTTAACTCATTTGCAGATACTGCCCACTACAGGCAGCTTCAGCTGTTTAAAGAACAATTAGACAAAATTCTTCCTAAAGAATACAAAGAATACCAATAATACAACATGCTAGAAAATTTTTCATTAAAACCTTATAATACATTCGGTGTTGAAGCCAGTTCCAGATACTTCGCTGAAGTGAACAGCATTGAAGCATTAAAAGATGCACTCACTTTTGCAAAAGAACAGTCTCTTCAACTATTATTTTTGGGTGGCGGAAGCAATATCCTGCTGACAAAAGATTTTGAGGGTCTTGCGATTAAGCTGAATTTAAAAGGAATTTCTGAAGAAAGCATCAATGATCATGAAGTTCTTATCACTGCAAAAGCAGGCGAAAACTGGCATGAATTCGTTATGTACTGTTTACAAAAAAACTATGGCGGACTGGAAAATCTTTCTTTAATTCCAGGAAATGTAGGAACCTCCCCGATGCAGAATATCGGAGCCTATGGAACTGAGATCAAAGATGTTTTTGTCAGCTGCCGGGTGCTGGATCTTAACAGCCTTGAACTTACGGATTTTGATCTTGAACAGTGCAGGTTTGGTTACAGAGATTCGATCTTCAAACAGGAAGGAAAAGGAAGGTATGTTATTCTTGAAGTTACCTTTAAACTTACCCAAAAAGAACATCACATCAAAACAGAATACGGTGCTATTAAATCCGAGCTTGAAAATCTGGGCATTGTAAATCCTACCATCCAGGATGTTTCCAAAGCAGTGATCAACATCAGACAAAGCAAACTGCCGGATCCGAAAGAAATTGGGAATGCCGGAAGCTTTTTCAAAAATCCAACGATTCCTCTAGCGCAGTTTGAAGATTTAAAACAAAAATTTGAAAATATTCAGGGATACCCGAATGGAGCCATGGTAAAAGTTCCGGCCGGATGGCTGATCGAACAGTGCGGATGGAAAGGCAAACAAATCGGAAATGTAGCCTCCCACAAATTACAGTCACTGGTTATCATCAATGCTACAGGGCATGCTACCGGAAAGGAAATCTTTGATTTTTCTACAGAGATCATCAATTCTGTGAAAGAAAAATTCGGAATTGAACTTGAACGGGAAGTGAATATTATCTAATAAAAAACATATAAAGGCTGATTCGACTGGAATACAGCCTTTTTTACTTGCGGTATACCAAAACAGCATCATTATTCAAATCTTTATGTCTTTACGCTGCCCGCAACAGTTCTTTTTATAGGTTTTCGTTATTTCTACCTCCCGAAAAATCATTACTTTAGCTTAAAAATTACAATTTGTGATGAAAATAGCTATTCTTGGAGCCGGAAATATGGGACTTTCTTTTTCAAAATCATTCTTAAAGTATGAGCTGATCAGACCTGAAAACCTTCACCTGATCCTCAGAAATCCTGGAAAAATCTCTAAAATAGCTGAAGAATTTCCCCAATCAAAAATTTCCACCTTTGATGAAGTCAGTGACCTGGATGCTGACCTGATCATTATTGCTGTAAAGCCTCAGGATTTTCAGACGGTATCCCAGAACATCCGGTTTACCTTTAAAGAAAACCAGATGATCTTATCCATCATGGCGGGAATCAATATTGAAAAAATTCAAAAACTCCTGAACCATCCTCTTGTGGTAAGAGCCATGCCCAACTCTCCTACTCTTCTTGGAATGGGAATTACAGGCTATACAGCAGCCAATGGCATTTCATTCAGTCAGCTTATCAGTATAGAAAGGCTGCTGAACAGCACAGGAAGATCTGTTTATCTGGAAAATGAAGAACTTCTGGATGGTGTGACCGCTCTGTCCGGAAGCGGACCTGCTTATTTTTATTATATCATTGATGCTATGATCAAAGCGGGAATTGAAATGGGAATTGAAGAAAACCTTTCCAAACTTTTTGTAAAACAGACCATGCTGGGAGCTTATCACCTGATCAATAATTCTGAGAAAAATCTTGAGGAACTGATCAAAGATGTAGCCTCTAAAGGCGGAACAACAGAAGCTGCCTTAAAAACTTTTGAAGAAAACAGTTTCAAAGACATTTTAAAGCAGGGAATTCTGAATGCTGAAAAACGCGCGAAAGAACTCAATAGTTAAACCTCTTTTCAATATACCTGC
It encodes the following:
- the murB gene encoding UDP-N-acetylmuramate dehydrogenase: MLENFSLKPYNTFGVEASSRYFAEVNSIEALKDALTFAKEQSLQLLFLGGGSNILLTKDFEGLAIKLNLKGISEESINDHEVLITAKAGENWHEFVMYCLQKNYGGLENLSLIPGNVGTSPMQNIGAYGTEIKDVFVSCRVLDLNSLELTDFDLEQCRFGYRDSIFKQEGKGRYVILEVTFKLTQKEHHIKTEYGAIKSELENLGIVNPTIQDVSKAVINIRQSKLPDPKEIGNAGSFFKNPTIPLAQFEDLKQKFENIQGYPNGAMVKVPAGWLIEQCGWKGKQIGNVASHKLQSLVIINATGHATGKEIFDFSTEIINSVKEKFGIELEREVNII
- the proC gene encoding pyrroline-5-carboxylate reductase, with translation MKIAILGAGNMGLSFSKSFLKYELIRPENLHLILRNPGKISKIAEEFPQSKISTFDEVSDLDADLIIIAVKPQDFQTVSQNIRFTFKENQMILSIMAGINIEKIQKLLNHPLVVRAMPNSPTLLGMGITGYTAANGISFSQLISIERLLNSTGRSVYLENEELLDGVTALSGSGPAYFYYIIDAMIKAGIEMGIEENLSKLFVKQTMLGAYHLINNSEKNLEELIKDVASKGGTTEAALKTFEENSFKDILKQGILNAEKRAKELNS